Proteins co-encoded in one Arachis stenosperma cultivar V10309 chromosome 7, arast.V10309.gnm1.PFL2, whole genome shotgun sequence genomic window:
- the LOC130941257 gene encoding phospho-2-dehydro-3-deoxyheptonate aldolase 1, chloroplastic-like, with translation MAISTSNSLIPAKTLMPPTNHSLCPSTNSIRPGTKPTSRPILAVHAAEPTKNVNPVVSDKPADKSQPASSAMAAAAATAPARNAVQGKWTPDSWKLKRALQLPEYPNKEELEAVLKTLDAFPPIVFAGEARSLEEKLGEAAMGKAFLLQGGDCAESFKEFNANNIRDTFRILLQMGAVLMFGGQMPVIKVGRMAGQFAKPRSDPFEEKNGVKLPSYRGDNVNGDAFDEKSRIPDPQRMIRAYCQAAATLNLLRAFATGGYAAMQRVTQWNLDFTQHSEQGDRYQELAHRVDEALGFMAAAGLTVDHPIMKTTEFWTSHECLLLPYEQSLTRLDSTSGLYYDCSAHMLWVGERTRQLDGAHVEFLRGVANPLGIKVSDKMDPNELVKLIDILNPQNKPGRITIITRMGAENMRVKLPHLIRAVRKAGQIVTWVSDPMHGNTIKAPCGLKTRPFDAIRAEVRAFFDVHEQEGSHPGGVHLEMTGQNVTECIGGSRTVTFDDLSSRYHTHCDPRLNASQSLELSFIIAERLRKTRIRTQQPLTPVEQL, from the exons ATGGCTATCTCAACTTCCAACTCCCTCATCCCTGCAAAGACCTTAATGCCCCCAACAAACCACTCCCTATGCCCATCCACCAACAGCATCAGACCCGGGACTAAGCCCACCTCCAGGCCCATTCTAGCCGTCCATGCAGCCGAGCCCACCAAGAACGTTAACCCGGTGGTCTCCGACAAGCCGGCGGACAAGTCGCAGCCAGCATCCTCCGCAATGGCAGCTGCAGCCGCAACCGCTCCAGCTCGTAACGCTGTGCAGGGAAAATGGACCCCGGACAGCTGGAAATTGAAGCGGGCACTGCAGCTGCCGGAGTACCCGAACAAGGAGGAGCTGGAGGCGGTGCTGAAGACGCTGGACGCGTTCCCGCCGATCGTGTTCGCAGGGGAGGCGCGGAGCCTTGAGGAGAAGCTTGGGGAGGCGGCGATGGGGAAGGCGTTCTTGTTGCAGGGTGGAGATTGCGCTGAGAGCTTCAAAGAGTTTAATGCTAACAACATTCGTGATACATTCAGGATTCTCCTCCAGATGGGTGCTGTATTGATGTTTGGTGGCCAGATGCCCGTCATAAAG GTGGGGAGAATGGCGGGTCAGTTTGCAAAGCCAAGATCGGACCCATTTGAGGAGAAGAACGGGGTGAAGCTGCCCAGCTACAGAGGTGACAAcgtgaatggagatgcttttgACGAGAAGTCGAGGATTCCGGATCCACAGAGGATGATCAGAGCATACTGTCAAGCCGCTGCCACTCTCAACCTTCTCAGAGCTTTTGCCACCGGTGGCTACGCTGCTATGCAGAGGGTCACTCAATGGAATTTGGACTTCACTCAACATAGTGAACAGGGAGACAG GTACCAAGAGCTTGCTCACCGAGTTGATGAGGCCCTCGGCTTCATGGCCGCCGCAGGGCTCACGGTGGACCATCCTATAATGAAAACAACTGAATTCTGGACTTCACATGAGTGTTTGTTGTTGCCATATGAACAATCTCTCACTAGGTTGGATTCAACTTCTGGACTCTACTATGACTGCTCTGCCCATATGCTCTGGGTTGGGGAAAGAACCCGACAATTGGATGGTGCCCATGTTGAGTTCTTAAGAGGAGTTGCCAATCCCCTAGGAATCAAG GTGAGTGATAAGATGGATCCAAATGAGCTAGTTAAACTCATTGATATCTTGAACCCACAAAACAAACCAGGGAGAATTACCATAATCACAAGGATGGGAGCTGAAAACATGAGAGTGAAGCTTCCACACCTAATTAGGGCTGTGAGGAAAGCAGGACAAATTGTCACATGGGTCAGCGATCCTATGCATGGAAACACAATTAAGGCTCCATGTGGTCTCAAAACTCGCCCCTTCGATGCCATCAGG GCTGAAGTGAGAGCATTCTTTGATGTGCACGAGCAAGAAGGAAGCCACCCAGGAGGAGTTCACCTAGAAATGACGGGTCAAAACGTTACCGAATGCATTGGTGGATCAAGAACCGTCACATTCGATGATTTGAGCTCACGCTACCACACTCACTGTGACCCAAGGCTCAATGCTTCACAATCTCTTGAGCTTTCTTTCATCATCGCTGAGAGGCTCAGGAAGACTAGGATCAGAACACAGCAGCCCCTTACACCCGTAGAACAACTctaa